Proteins found in one Pseudomonadota bacterium genomic segment:
- a CDS encoding GNAT family N-acetyltransferase/peptidase C39 family protein → MTDDGITLREAKPDDLDALIALETAAFSTDRLSRRSFRHWINNTDSRAFLVASADGALAGYILVIYHAGTRLARLYSIATDPRFRGRGIARRLIEAGEQAASDNERFIMRLEVGAENRNAIRLYESLGYTRFGVYHDYYDDHSDALRMQKRIHQYRVREQHMEMPWIRQSTPFTCGPAALMMAMSGVDAGYVPSPHEELQIWREATTIFMTSGHGGCHPLGLALAAQQRGFNAEVWINTRKPLFVDSVRDPNKKHIIELVHKDYLGQAKATGLRIHFADIKQNQLTDALHHKAIPLVMISTWRLEGKKAPHWVTVSGYDSDCLYVHDPDPEEISQSALDCQYLPIAREDFARISLFGQQRLRTAVIISRKPAA, encoded by the coding sequence ATGACCGACGACGGAATCACCTTGCGCGAGGCCAAGCCAGACGACCTCGATGCCCTGATTGCACTGGAGACGGCGGCCTTCAGTACCGACCGGCTGAGCCGGCGCAGCTTCCGGCACTGGATCAACAACACCGACAGCCGCGCCTTCCTGGTCGCGTCCGCGGACGGCGCACTGGCCGGCTATATCCTGGTCATCTACCACGCCGGCACCCGTCTCGCGCGGCTGTACTCGATTGCCACCGACCCACGCTTCCGCGGCCGCGGCATCGCGCGCCGCCTGATCGAGGCCGGCGAGCAGGCCGCCAGCGACAACGAGCGTTTCATCATGCGCCTGGAGGTCGGCGCGGAGAACCGCAATGCCATACGGCTGTACGAATCGCTCGGCTATACCCGCTTCGGCGTCTATCACGACTACTATGACGACCACAGCGACGCCCTGCGCATGCAAAAGCGCATCCACCAGTACCGCGTGCGAGAACAGCACATGGAGATGCCGTGGATTCGCCAGAGCACGCCGTTCACCTGCGGCCCGGCGGCGCTGATGATGGCCATGAGCGGCGTCGACGCTGGCTACGTGCCATCGCCGCACGAGGAGTTGCAGATCTGGCGCGAGGCGACCACCATTTTCATGACCTCCGGCCATGGCGGCTGTCATCCGCTGGGACTCGCGCTGGCAGCGCAGCAGCGCGGGTTCAATGCCGAGGTCTGGATCAACACGCGCAAGCCGCTGTTCGTCGACAGTGTGCGCGATCCCAACAAGAAGCACATCATCGAACTGGTGCACAAGGACTACCTGGGGCAGGCGAAGGCCACCGGGCTCCGGATCCACTTCGCCGACATCAAGCAAAACCAGCTGACCGACGCCCTCCATCACAAGGCGATACCGCTGGTCATGATCAGCACCTGGCGCCTGGAAGGCAAGAAGGCGCCGCACTGGGTGACCGTCAGTGGCTACGACAGCGATTGCCTCTATGTGCACGACCCCGATCCGGAGGAAATCAGTCAGAGCGCGCTCGACTGCCAGTACCTGCCGATCGCACGCGAGGATTTCGCACGCATCTCCCTGTTCGGCCAGCAGCGCCTGCGTACCGCTGTCATCATATCGCGCAAGCCCGCCGCCTGA
- a CDS encoding DUF2817 domain-containing protein: MTSTTPGNELPLAVFPDSYLQACRLWEAHVTGCGLPAKLRTWPVAGHTPEGTALATHSAWLGTADADRVLVLISGTHGIEGFAGSAVLCDLLARLPWQLPAGLAILCIHALNPWGYAWHRRCDAEGIDLNRNFIDFSLPLPDNPGYRALRAALFDDNRERRRRALDAYRAAHGQTAYEIAVSGGQYSDPLGPFYGGTQPAQGRRTVEAIMAEYRLAQRRLAVIDVHTGLGAYGVGEIICDHAPGSDGARTAAAWYGPECTLPALGTSSSVPKLGLLDYAWHAIMPPGSCFITLEFGTQSTGELFDVLLADHRFRALHGSEPAADPDYLALVAALRAHFCPEDDDWRRAVLARARWVIDRALEGLQS; this comes from the coding sequence ATGACCTCGACAACACCTGGCAACGAACTCCCCCTGGCCGTCTTCCCGGACAGCTACCTGCAGGCCTGCCGGTTGTGGGAGGCGCACGTCACCGGCTGCGGACTGCCCGCCAAGCTGCGCACCTGGCCGGTCGCCGGCCATACCCCGGAGGGCACGGCGCTGGCCACGCACAGCGCGTGGCTGGGAACGGCAGACGCGGATCGGGTGCTCGTCCTCATCAGCGGGACCCACGGTATCGAGGGGTTTGCCGGCAGCGCAGTGCTCTGCGACCTGCTGGCCCGCCTGCCCTGGCAATTGCCCGCCGGCCTGGCCATCCTGTGCATACACGCCCTCAATCCCTGGGGCTATGCCTGGCACCGGCGCTGCGACGCCGAGGGCATCGACCTGAACCGCAATTTCATCGACTTCAGCCTGCCGCTGCCGGACAATCCGGGCTACCGCGCGCTGCGCGCGGCATTGTTCGACGACAATCGCGAACGGCGCAGGCGCGCGCTGGATGCCTACCGCGCGGCGCACGGCCAGACCGCGTACGAGATCGCGGTCAGCGGCGGCCAGTACAGTGACCCGCTGGGGCCGTTCTACGGCGGCACACAGCCGGCGCAAGGCCGCCGCACCGTCGAGGCGATCATGGCGGAATACCGCCTGGCGCAGCGCCGGCTCGCCGTGATCGATGTCCATACCGGCCTGGGCGCCTACGGCGTGGGCGAGATCATCTGCGACCACGCGCCCGGCAGCGACGGCGCACGCACCGCTGCCGCCTGGTACGGTCCGGAATGCACCCTGCCCGCACTCGGCACATCCAGCTCGGTACCCAAACTCGGCCTGCTCGACTACGCCTGGCATGCGATAATGCCCCCGGGCAGTTGTTTTATCACGCTGGAATTCGGCACCCAGTCTACCGGCGAGCTGTTCGACGTGCTGCTGGCCGATCACCGCTTCCGTGCCTTGCATGGCAGCGAACCCGCGGCAGACCCGGATTATCTGGCACTGGTGGCCGCACTGCGCGCGCATTTCTGCCCGGAGGATGACGACTGGCGCCGCGCGGTACTTGCGCGCGCCCGTTGGGTGATCGACCGCGCACTGGAGGGATTGCAGTCATGA